The Rhodococcus triatomae genome includes a window with the following:
- a CDS encoding DEAD/DEAH box helicase, protein MEGTSTQRVAPATGAATWQWIKGETLDAVDDLIEQSLAKVVLTTATRKPVRFSPHWRKLTVDVSGQRPAGGWERARWFLVDADTAGSSDPQRANVTIIEKPKPWKLVFDIMGASEALGSVTAVHAAYSDDMELQLLLQLREALIACTRAPQLENMWKPDPVLSPRSEPVGLNPPQAQAFSAMTQPGGALVWGPPGTGKTKVIVAAVSDALAHGRSVLIASHTHVAVDNVVADVAKTVKGPGQIVRVGSADKIGSEVAAHDWLTLDKAAAALTNRDQRMKAIDDAAAALRDAPARSALESVLDQIGDLGFDVDAAVQLRDLQQHRQQLSGEAETLATDRTDLLTRHGQILAELAELGDVDRNLADAAARAHAARNTAEQAYHSFHQLQQATFTIDAALAQATAVRVAAANTPRTRIFSRRKASRQSVEHAQANEAELLSQKHTIAARLPHAHHAMEETQRALRAAQAAHFATHEAARRASDLRNHAQSLHTAIRRGDVAAATITTDLAEVDHAISEVTTEHDDDLLSKATENEVFELVMRRDHLAAEVIDLDRRADDLDAERARLRDEFANTRRQLLETAPVLACTLAGLTTASELVRRRFDVVIIDEAASAGIPHLTYAGAKADTTLVYVGDFLQNEPISNVDDAITADDLRRRRWQTGDIFGLHGITSRSTAESHPRCVALRTQYRYPPVIAGIVNQFCYDGLLESHWTATPSPPHVIFLDTAGHPGEGLRRVGSSWKHPLGLELLRAVHDKHGGDGAAIGLVCPYREHALAAQKLARDERLGVDAGTSHKFQGRQFQVVVFDLMQDSARDRWIVGADLAGAQRNVSAAKLLNVGITRAQRTLYLIGDWDYICAAPAPGMRAVRDLESHPHFQRIAATEFVKLG, encoded by the coding sequence ATGGAGGGGACATCAACACAAAGGGTCGCTCCCGCAACCGGGGCCGCAACGTGGCAGTGGATCAAGGGCGAGACACTTGACGCTGTCGACGACCTGATCGAGCAGAGCCTCGCGAAGGTGGTCTTGACCACCGCGACACGCAAGCCAGTGCGGTTCTCGCCCCACTGGCGGAAGCTGACAGTCGACGTCTCGGGGCAACGGCCCGCTGGAGGGTGGGAACGGGCTCGGTGGTTCCTCGTCGATGCAGACACCGCCGGCTCGTCAGATCCGCAGCGTGCGAATGTCACCATCATCGAGAAGCCAAAACCATGGAAACTTGTGTTCGACATCATGGGCGCGTCCGAGGCGCTGGGATCGGTCACTGCAGTGCACGCCGCCTACAGCGACGACATGGAGTTACAGCTTCTGCTTCAGCTGCGCGAGGCCCTCATTGCCTGCACCCGCGCCCCTCAGCTCGAGAACATGTGGAAGCCGGATCCGGTGCTATCGCCGCGATCGGAACCTGTCGGCCTCAACCCACCGCAGGCGCAAGCTTTTTCCGCGATGACACAGCCTGGCGGCGCCCTGGTCTGGGGGCCTCCGGGGACAGGGAAGACGAAGGTCATCGTCGCCGCAGTGTCCGACGCTCTCGCCCACGGCCGCTCCGTGCTGATCGCTTCCCACACCCACGTCGCAGTCGACAATGTGGTCGCCGACGTCGCGAAAACGGTCAAGGGCCCCGGCCAGATAGTGCGAGTCGGCTCAGCCGACAAGATCGGCAGCGAGGTCGCCGCCCACGATTGGTTGACCCTGGACAAGGCGGCGGCAGCTCTGACCAACCGAGACCAGCGGATGAAAGCAATCGATGATGCTGCCGCGGCATTGCGGGACGCGCCGGCGCGATCGGCTCTCGAGTCAGTGCTGGATCAGATCGGCGATCTCGGTTTCGATGTCGATGCCGCAGTTCAACTCCGCGATCTTCAGCAACATCGGCAGCAGCTCAGCGGTGAGGCGGAGACTCTCGCCACGGACCGCACCGACCTGCTCACGCGGCACGGACAGATTCTTGCCGAACTCGCCGAACTCGGCGACGTCGATCGCAACCTGGCAGATGCTGCAGCAAGAGCGCACGCCGCACGTAACACAGCGGAGCAGGCGTACCACAGTTTCCACCAGCTTCAGCAGGCCACGTTCACCATCGACGCTGCTCTGGCCCAGGCGACGGCGGTCCGAGTTGCCGCGGCAAACACTCCCCGAACCAGAATCTTTTCCCGGCGCAAAGCATCTCGACAATCCGTCGAACATGCCCAGGCCAATGAGGCGGAACTGCTATCCCAGAAGCACACAATCGCTGCGCGACTCCCTCACGCACATCATGCTATGGAGGAGACCCAGCGCGCGCTGCGCGCTGCGCAAGCAGCCCACTTCGCAACACACGAAGCCGCGAGGAGAGCCTCGGACCTGCGCAACCACGCACAGAGCCTCCACACCGCCATCAGGCGTGGCGATGTCGCCGCAGCAACGATCACCACCGATCTCGCCGAGGTCGATCACGCAATCAGCGAGGTCACCACCGAGCACGACGATGACCTTCTGTCCAAGGCTACCGAGAACGAGGTCTTCGAGCTCGTCATGCGTCGCGACCACTTAGCCGCTGAGGTCATCGACCTCGACCGTCGCGCGGACGACCTGGATGCGGAGCGAGCGCGGCTGAGGGACGAGTTCGCCAACACTCGTCGACAGCTACTCGAAACGGCTCCAGTCCTGGCCTGCACTCTCGCCGGTCTGACCACGGCATCAGAGTTGGTGCGGCGACGATTCGACGTCGTCATCATCGATGAGGCCGCCTCCGCCGGTATCCCCCACCTGACCTATGCCGGCGCGAAAGCCGACACCACCCTCGTCTACGTCGGCGACTTCCTCCAGAACGAACCGATCTCCAACGTCGACGATGCGATCACCGCCGACGATCTGCGCCGACGGCGTTGGCAGACCGGTGACATCTTCGGCCTCCACGGAATCACTAGTCGATCGACGGCAGAGTCTCACCCCCGCTGTGTCGCCCTCCGTACGCAGTACCGTTACCCTCCCGTCATCGCAGGGATCGTCAACCAGTTCTGTTACGACGGCCTTCTCGAATCCCATTGGACTGCAACACCGTCCCCACCACACGTGATATTCCTCGACACTGCCGGACACCCCGGTGAAGGACTCCGACGAGTCGGCTCGTCATGGAAGCACCCGCTCGGACTCGAGCTGCTCAGAGCTGTCCACGACAAGCATGGAGGTGACGGTGCCGCAATCGGCTTGGTATGCCCATATCGCGAACACGCCTTGGCCGCTCAAAAACTGGCCAGGGACGAACGACTTGGCGTCGATGCTGGTACCTCGCACAAGTTCCAAGGCCGCCAGTTCCAGGTGGTCGTCTTCGACCTGATGCAAGACTCCGCACGCGACCGGTGGATCGTCGGCGCCGACCTTGCCGGCGCTCAGCGCAACGTCTCCGCTGCGAAGCTCCTCAATGTCGGCATCACCCGAGCGCAACGCACCCTGTACCTCATCGGAGACTGGGACTACATCTGCGCGGCGCCGGCGCCCGGCATGCGCGCAGTGCGCGATCTGGAAAGCCACCCTCACTTCCAACGCATCGCCGCAACGGAGTTCGTCAAGCTCGGGTAG
- a CDS encoding IS256 family transposase, whose product MTTAHDIDLDQFLTDRLTDASPDLLRSLLSTFIDALMGAEADSLCGAGFGERSEDRTNSRNGYRHRDFDTRAGTLDIAIPKLRQGSYFPDWLLQRRKRAERALTSVVATCYLLGVSTRRMEKLVDSLGITSLSKSQVSVMAKDLDTQVEAFRSRPLDAGPYTFVAADALVLKVRENGRVVNVHALVAVGVNAEGYREILGIEVTSAEDGAGWLAFFRSLVARGLSGVRLVTSDAHAGLVSAIGATLPGAAWQRCRTHYSTNLMSQTPKNSWPWVRALLHSVYDQPDADSVHAQYDRVIDALSEKLPTVADHLDSARADLLAFTAFPKQIWRQIWSNNPQERLNKEIRRRTDVVGIFPDRTALIRLVGAVLAEQHDEWIEGRRYLGLDVLTRSRGTHEPTEEVTPAALTA is encoded by the coding sequence ATGACCACTGCCCACGATATCGACCTGGACCAGTTCCTGACCGATCGCCTCACCGACGCCAGCCCCGACCTGCTGCGCAGCCTGCTGTCCACGTTCATCGACGCGCTGATGGGCGCCGAGGCCGACAGCCTGTGCGGCGCCGGTTTTGGTGAACGCTCCGAGGACCGCACCAACAGCCGGAACGGTTACCGCCACCGGGACTTCGACACCCGCGCCGGAACCCTCGACATCGCGATCCCCAAGCTGCGTCAGGGCTCGTACTTTCCTGATTGGTTACTGCAGCGCCGCAAGCGTGCCGAGCGGGCCCTGACGTCGGTGGTGGCCACCTGCTACCTGCTCGGGGTCTCGACCCGACGGATGGAGAAACTCGTCGACTCGCTCGGCATCACCAGCCTGTCGAAATCCCAGGTGTCGGTGATGGCGAAGGACCTCGACACCCAGGTGGAGGCGTTCCGCAGCCGCCCGCTCGACGCCGGCCCGTACACGTTCGTCGCCGCCGACGCCCTCGTCCTGAAGGTCCGCGAGAACGGCCGGGTGGTGAACGTGCACGCCCTGGTCGCGGTCGGAGTGAACGCCGAGGGTTACCGCGAGATCCTGGGAATCGAGGTGACCTCCGCCGAGGACGGGGCCGGTTGGTTGGCTTTCTTCCGGTCGCTGGTCGCCCGCGGCCTGTCCGGAGTGCGGTTGGTGACCTCCGACGCCCACGCCGGCCTCGTGTCGGCGATCGGCGCCACCCTGCCCGGGGCCGCTTGGCAGAGGTGCCGGACGCATTATTCGACCAATCTCATGTCCCAGACACCGAAGAACTCGTGGCCCTGGGTGCGTGCGCTCCTGCACTCCGTCTACGACCAGCCGGACGCCGATTCTGTTCATGCTCAATATGATCGGGTGATCGACGCCTTGTCGGAGAAGCTCCCAACGGTAGCCGATCATCTCGACTCCGCGCGGGCAGACCTCCTCGCCTTCACGGCCTTCCCGAAGCAGATCTGGCGGCAGATCTGGTCGAACAATCCTCAGGAACGGCTCAACAAGGAGATCCGGCGCAGAACCGACGTGGTCGGGATCTTCCCCGATCGCACCGCCCTGATTCGGCTCGTCGGCGCGGTACTCGCCGAGCAGCATGACGAGTGGATCGAAGGCCGCCGCTACCTCGGCCTCGACGTGCTGACTCGGTCCCGCGGCACCCACGAACCTACCGAGGAGGTGACGCCGGCGGCTCTGACCGCATAA
- a CDS encoding DUF3662 and FHA domain-containing protein: MGIVQRFERKLQGAVGDAFARVFGGGVVPQEVEAALQQEASDQVRELDGGHLLAANSYVITINNSDHDALAADRELTVKAFARHLEDYIRDQGWQTYGPVQVSLEPSPSLHTGQFRTRGAVDPDAGRPPRPPAPARPQPPQPPAAPANPPFPSQQGPSNPGAGPMTQNSGYDPSREPAGDRTPDPQYARNGHAHAGQDQGYAAPGGYQNGYDRGAADYRGGYDQRGGGAYPPGQDQGGYYDQAGYGNQPAGYEQGGNYDQGYQQGYDQPQQPGYDYPDQGGYQQPQGYDQGYEQQPAGQPRYAEAGYQQGYDQGGYQQAYPQQGYAGGYDQGGYQQGYDQQPGYDQGGYDQGYATGHAFTATLQLEDGSGRHFQLREGSNIIGRGQDAQFRLPDTGVSRRHIDIRWDGQVAMLSDLGSTNGTTVNGAPVQDWQLADGDIIRAGHSEILVRIV, translated from the coding sequence ATGGGGATCGTTCAGCGCTTCGAGCGCAAGCTCCAGGGCGCCGTCGGTGACGCCTTCGCGCGCGTGTTCGGCGGGGGTGTCGTCCCTCAGGAAGTCGAGGCAGCGCTCCAGCAGGAGGCGTCGGACCAGGTCCGCGAACTCGACGGCGGTCATCTGCTCGCGGCCAACAGTTACGTCATCACGATCAACAACTCCGATCACGACGCCCTCGCGGCCGACCGGGAACTCACGGTCAAGGCATTCGCCCGCCACCTCGAGGACTACATCCGTGATCAGGGATGGCAGACGTACGGCCCGGTGCAGGTCTCGCTGGAGCCGTCGCCGTCTCTGCACACCGGGCAGTTCCGGACCCGCGGCGCGGTCGACCCCGACGCGGGACGTCCGCCCCGGCCCCCGGCTCCCGCCCGGCCGCAACCCCCACAACCCCCCGCCGCCCCGGCGAACCCCCCATTCCCCTCTCAACAAGGACCGTCGAACCCAGGAGCTGGCCCCATGACGCAGAACTCAGGCTACGACCCCAGCCGCGAACCCGCGGGCGACCGCACGCCGGACCCGCAGTACGCGCGCAACGGTCACGCCCACGCGGGTCAGGATCAGGGGTACGCCGCACCGGGCGGCTACCAGAACGGCTACGACCGCGGCGCGGCCGACTACCGCGGCGGCTACGACCAGCGTGGCGGCGGCGCCTACCCGCCCGGCCAGGATCAGGGCGGCTACTACGACCAGGCCGGGTACGGAAACCAGCCCGCCGGGTACGAGCAGGGTGGCAACTACGACCAGGGCTACCAGCAGGGCTACGACCAGCCCCAGCAGCCCGGCTACGACTACCCGGACCAAGGTGGCTACCAGCAGCCGCAGGGCTACGACCAGGGGTACGAGCAGCAGCCCGCCGGGCAGCCTCGGTACGCCGAGGCCGGGTACCAGCAGGGCTACGACCAGGGCGGCTACCAGCAGGCCTACCCGCAGCAGGGGTACGCCGGCGGTTATGACCAGGGTGGCTACCAGCAGGGGTACGACCAGCAGCCCGGCTACGACCAGGGCGGGTACGACCAGGGTTACGCCACCGGTCACGCGTTCACCGCGACCCTGCAGCTCGAGGACGGCAGCGGCCGCCACTTCCAGCTGCGTGAGGGAAGCAACATCATCGGCCGCGGCCAGGACGCCCAGTTCCGGCTTCCGGACACCGGCGTCTCGCGTCGTCACATCGACATCCGCTGGGACGGTCAGGTGGCGATGCTCTCGGACCTCGGCTCCACCAACGGGACGACGGTCAACGGCGCACCGGTCCAGGACTGGCAGCTCGCGGACGGCGACATCATCCGCGCCGGCCACTCGGAGATCCTCGTCCGCATCGTCTGA
- a CDS encoding FHA domain-containing protein FhaB/FipA, whose protein sequence is MQGLILQLTRAGFLLLLWLFVWTVLRTLRSDIYAGSGLRVPPRYSRSAAVGAVLPSLGRAKTAKNLVVTQGALAGTRIPLSTQPVLIGRADDSTLVLTDDYASTRHARISPRGSDWYVEDLGSTNGTYLDRAKVTTAVRVPLGTPVRVGKTVIELRP, encoded by the coding sequence GTGCAGGGGTTGATACTGCAACTCACCCGCGCAGGCTTCCTGCTCCTGCTGTGGCTGTTCGTGTGGACGGTGCTCCGCACGCTGCGCAGCGACATCTACGCCGGCTCCGGCCTGCGCGTTCCGCCGCGCTACTCACGCAGCGCCGCGGTGGGAGCCGTCCTGCCCTCGCTCGGCCGCGCCAAGACCGCCAAGAACCTGGTGGTCACGCAGGGCGCACTGGCCGGCACCCGCATACCGCTCAGCACCCAGCCGGTTCTCATCGGCCGGGCCGACGACTCCACGCTGGTGCTCACCGACGACTACGCCTCCACCCGGCACGCTCGCATCTCCCCACGCGGCAGCGACTGGTACGTGGAGGACCTCGGCTCCACCAACGGCACCTACCTGGACCGCGCCAAGGTCACCACCGCCGTCCGGGTGCCGCTCGGTACGCCGGTACGAGTCGGTAAGACGGTAATCGAGCTGCGCCCGTGA
- a CDS encoding PP2C family serine/threonine-protein phosphatase — MTLVLRYAARSDRGLVRSNNEDSVYAGARLLALADGMGGHAAGEVASQLMIAALAHLDDDEPGEDLLGKLERATRAGNDSIAEHVEEDPELDGMGTTLTAILFAGTKLGLVHIGDSRAYLLRDDALTQITRDDTFVQSLVDEGRITAEQAHTHPQRSLIMRALTGNEIEPTLTMREARAGDRYLLCSDGLSDVVSDETIENTMREGSEDECADRLIELALRSGGPDNVTVVVADVIDLDYGQSHPIVAGAASTDEEEDTPPPNTAAGRAAAMRPPRATPKRVIPQAEEAPPTKKRRRLWWVLLALGLIAVLAVGAVVGRTVIRGSYYVGADQDRVTVLQGVQGSVLGYPLQEPDLVGCVSDSGSLTLVSPDQLPSGCTVLMVDDLQPSARAQVRAGLPSGNLDDAREQMSRLADNDLLPVCEPEPEPTAEPTPAPEPAPAPEAPPAEPPAEPAPGEAAPGEAPAEEQTQPAPTTTPTQVPGQNCRTAG, encoded by the coding sequence GTGACCCTCGTCCTCCGCTACGCGGCGCGCAGCGACCGCGGCCTGGTTCGTTCCAACAACGAGGACTCGGTGTACGCCGGCGCCCGCCTCCTCGCCCTCGCCGACGGGATGGGCGGCCATGCCGCGGGCGAGGTCGCCTCGCAGCTGATGATCGCGGCGCTCGCCCACCTGGACGACGACGAGCCCGGCGAGGATCTGCTCGGCAAGCTCGAGCGGGCCACCCGCGCCGGCAACGACAGCATCGCCGAGCACGTCGAGGAAGATCCCGAACTGGACGGGATGGGCACCACGCTCACCGCGATCCTGTTCGCCGGCACCAAGCTCGGCCTGGTCCACATCGGCGACTCCCGGGCCTACCTGCTCCGCGACGACGCCCTCACCCAGATCACCCGGGACGACACGTTCGTCCAGTCCCTCGTCGACGAGGGGCGGATCACCGCCGAGCAGGCGCACACCCACCCGCAGCGTTCGCTCATCATGCGGGCGCTCACCGGCAACGAGATCGAGCCCACCCTCACCATGCGCGAGGCGCGGGCCGGGGACCGCTACCTGCTCTGCTCGGACGGGCTCTCCGACGTCGTCAGCGACGAGACCATCGAGAACACGATGCGCGAGGGCTCCGAGGACGAGTGCGCGGACCGGCTCATCGAACTCGCGCTGCGCAGTGGCGGCCCGGACAACGTCACCGTCGTCGTCGCCGACGTCATCGACCTGGACTACGGGCAGAGCCACCCGATCGTCGCGGGCGCCGCCTCCACGGACGAGGAGGAAGACACTCCCCCGCCCAACACCGCCGCCGGGCGGGCCGCCGCGATGCGGCCCCCGCGCGCCACCCCCAAGCGGGTCATTCCGCAGGCCGAGGAGGCACCGCCCACCAAGAAGCGCCGCCGGCTGTGGTGGGTGCTGCTCGCCCTCGGCCTCATCGCGGTGCTCGCCGTCGGCGCGGTGGTCGGCCGCACCGTGATCCGGGGCAGCTACTACGTCGGCGCCGACCAAGATCGCGTCACCGTCCTGCAGGGCGTCCAGGGCTCGGTGCTCGGCTATCCACTGCAGGAACCCGACCTGGTGGGCTGCGTCTCCGATTCCGGCTCGTTGACCCTGGTCTCCCCCGACCAGCTGCCGTCCGGGTGCACCGTCCTCATGGTGGACGACCTGCAGCCGTCCGCACGCGCCCAGGTCCGGGCCGGGCTCCCCTCCGGCAACCTCGACGACGCCCGGGAACAGATGTCCCGCCTGGCCGACAACGACCTGCTGCCGGTGTGCGAGCCCGAACCCGAACCGACGGCAGAGCCCACCCCGGCCCCCGAGCCGGCACCCGCGCCCGAGGCGCCGCCCGCCGAGCCACCAGCCGAACCGGCACCCGGCGAGGCCGCACCGGGCGAGGCACCCGCCGAGGAGCAGACGCAACCGGCGCCGACCACGACACCGACCCAGGTTCCGGGTCAGAACTGCAGGACGGCCGGCTGA